From a single Candidatus Hydrogenedentota bacterium genomic region:
- a CDS encoding exo-alpha-sialidase, which translates to MTRMLLCVALLAPLAGAAEAGAAPKAELVSCVKIWEEAPHNAFTNLIRYKDEWFCVFREGAGHVSPDGALRVIVSGDGEQWVSAARLTSETADLRDAQITVTPDNRLMLSGAAAWHTPSPATHQTLAYFSENGRDWTAPVEIGLPNDWLWRVTWNGDTAWGIGYACGRGERNIRLYKSADGKQFDVVVDSLMTEGFPNESSILFLEDGGAVCLLRRDEANGMVGNAAAPYTEWTWKDLGVRIGGPHFIRVPGAGFVAAVRLYEPARTALCLLDPDTGAFSEALTLPSGGDTSYPGLVWHDGLLWVSYYSSHEGKTSIYLARVRFSG; encoded by the coding sequence ATGACCCGCATGCTGCTGTGTGTTGCGCTGCTTGCCCCGCTGGCGGGCGCGGCGGAGGCCGGGGCCGCCCCGAAAGCCGAACTGGTCTCGTGCGTGAAAATCTGGGAGGAGGCCCCGCACAACGCCTTCACCAACCTCATCCGTTACAAGGACGAGTGGTTCTGCGTGTTCCGCGAGGGCGCGGGGCATGTGTCCCCCGACGGCGCGCTCCGGGTGATCGTGTCCGGGGACGGGGAACAGTGGGTGTCGGCGGCGCGGCTCACCTCGGAAACGGCGGACCTGCGGGACGCGCAAATCACGGTGACGCCGGACAACCGGCTGATGCTCTCCGGCGCGGCGGCGTGGCACACGCCCAGCCCCGCCACGCACCAGACCCTGGCGTATTTCTCGGAGAACGGCCGGGACTGGACCGCCCCGGTGGAGATTGGCCTGCCCAACGACTGGCTGTGGCGCGTGACCTGGAACGGGGACACGGCGTGGGGCATCGGCTATGCCTGCGGGCGCGGCGAGCGCAACATCCGGCTTTACAAGAGCGCGGACGGCAAACAGTTCGACGTGGTGGTGGACAGCCTGATGACGGAGGGTTTTCCGAACGAGTCGTCCATCCTCTTTTTGGAGGATGGCGGGGCGGTGTGCCTCCTGCGCCGTGACGAGGCCAACGGCATGGTGGGAAATGCGGCGGCGCCTTATACCGAATGGACCTGGAAAGACCTGGGCGTGCGCATCGGCGGGCCCCATTTCATCCGGGTGCCGGGGGCGGGGTTTGTCGCCGCCGTCCGCCTCTACGAGCCCGCGCGCACGGCGCTCTGCCTGCTCGACCCGGACACGGGCGCGTTCAGCGAGGCGCTCACCCTGCCCTCGGGCGGGGACACCAGTTATCCGGGACTGGTCTGGCATGACGGGTTGCTATGGGTGAGCTACTACTCCTCGCACGAGGGGAAGACCTCCATTTACCTGGCCAGGGTGCGGTTTTCCGGCTGA
- a CDS encoding sulfotransferase family 2 domain-containing protein, with protein sequence MVINSDKRFVFVHVPKAAGTSLAAVLAALPGNRPEWTNPQTKHETLPELLRECRGRWGFRERILVRNFRKYLAFGFVRNPWDRVASLHAYLCEKRPRKEIDAVESFDHFLRLADRGEPWILGMHTMRPQMDFFPRAFNAFAAVFVGHYEHFQEDLATVTGRLGVAVELPRLNVSSNSRRDYRLQYNGGQADIVARLFAADCKLFGYAFDEPGPSKRLSRWLHEPPTA encoded by the coding sequence ATGGTCATCAACAGCGACAAACGGTTTGTGTTCGTGCATGTGCCCAAGGCTGCGGGCACCAGTCTGGCAGCCGTCTTGGCGGCGCTTCCCGGAAACAGGCCGGAATGGACAAATCCGCAAACCAAACACGAAACACTGCCGGAACTGCTGCGGGAGTGCCGGGGTCGCTGGGGGTTCCGGGAACGGATTTTGGTCCGAAACTTTCGGAAGTATCTCGCCTTTGGTTTTGTGCGCAATCCCTGGGACCGTGTCGCCTCGCTCCACGCCTATCTTTGTGAGAAAAGGCCCCGGAAGGAAATAGACGCGGTGGAGTCCTTTGATCATTTTCTCCGCCTCGCGGACCGGGGCGAGCCGTGGATACTGGGCATGCACACCATGCGTCCCCAGATGGATTTTTTCCCACGGGCTTTCAACGCGTTCGCCGCTGTGTTTGTCGGCCATTATGAGCATTTTCAGGAAGATCTGGCCACCGTGACGGGGCGCCTTGGAGTGGCTGTGGAACTGCCCCGGCTGAATGTGTCGTCAAACTCCCGGCGGGATTACCGGCTGCAATACAATGGGGGGCAGGCGGACATTGTGGCGCGGCTTTTTGCCGCGGACTGCAAGTTGTTCGGCTATGCCTTTGACGAGCCGGGCCCGTCGAAAAGGCTGAGCAGGTGGCTGCATGAGCCGCCCACCGCATAA
- a CDS encoding FAD-dependent oxidoreductase, producing the protein MKRRQFFTRFSSGVGALLASRHAMGTETPGAEANSPSLTWTRELPVRHSVDVAVIGGGIAGAAAACAAAKSGVSVLLVERFAITGGDLTTGGVANFCGKMEGQGEFFDEVVRDLKAFDALDGSGFHYEILALVLQEMLLRRGVKLLLHTRFVDAVVREGRITECVVCGKSGPEAVRARQFIDCTGDGDVARMAGFSTMKGRPSDGLPLPMSLMFFVRHLNDGEAVRPMLPEGWFDPVRRAEDLPMTSVWPDGPGANALKVKIPMFDATDTEGLTAAEIRGRRRMMEVLDYYQRVEKKPWRLDHCSPIIGIREGCRIMGDQVLRVGDLRAGRRFDDAVAMGTFYLDGHKPDDDKRTYILPKGELEVPPYQIPLGCLIAKDGRNLMMAGRCFSADQLALSSARVSTTCSMMGQAAGITAAFSAKAGRDPRELDPAVVRKAVEERGADLAV; encoded by the coding sequence ATGAAGCGCAGGCAGTTTTTCACGCGGTTTTCATCGGGGGTCGGCGCCCTGCTGGCCTCACGCCACGCCATGGGGACTGAAACCCCGGGGGCGGAAGCCAACTCCCCCTCCCTCACCTGGACCCGCGAGTTGCCGGTGCGGCATTCGGTGGATGTCGCGGTGATTGGGGGCGGCATCGCCGGGGCGGCCGCCGCGTGCGCCGCAGCCAAGTCCGGGGTGAGTGTGCTGCTGGTGGAGCGGTTTGCCATCACCGGTGGGGACCTCACCACCGGCGGCGTGGCGAATTTCTGCGGAAAGATGGAGGGGCAGGGCGAGTTTTTCGACGAGGTTGTCCGGGATTTGAAAGCCTTTGACGCGCTGGACGGCTCCGGTTTCCACTATGAGATTCTCGCGCTTGTCCTGCAGGAGATGCTGCTGCGGCGCGGGGTGAAGCTGCTGCTCCACACCCGGTTTGTGGACGCCGTGGTCCGTGAAGGACGGATAACAGAGTGCGTCGTCTGCGGGAAGTCCGGCCCGGAGGCCGTCCGCGCGCGGCAGTTCATAGACTGCACCGGCGATGGTGACGTGGCGAGGATGGCGGGGTTTTCCACCATGAAGGGCCGCCCCTCTGACGGGCTTCCCCTGCCCATGTCGCTGATGTTTTTCGTGCGCCATTTGAACGACGGCGAGGCGGTGCGGCCCATGCTTCCGGAGGGCTGGTTTGACCCGGTGCGGAGGGCGGAGGACCTGCCCATGACCAGTGTCTGGCCGGACGGGCCCGGGGCCAACGCGCTGAAGGTGAAGATTCCCATGTTTGACGCGACCGACACGGAGGGGCTGACGGCGGCGGAAATCCGGGGACGGCGCCGCATGATGGAGGTGCTGGACTATTACCAGCGGGTGGAGAAAAAGCCCTGGCGGCTGGACCACTGCTCCCCGATTATCGGCATCCGCGAGGGCTGCCGGATTATGGGCGACCAGGTGCTCCGGGTGGGGGACCTGCGCGCGGGGCGCCGCTTTGACGACGCCGTGGCCATGGGCACTTTTTATCTTGACGGGCACAAGCCGGACGATGACAAGCGCACGTATATCCTGCCCAAGGGCGAACTGGAGGTGCCGCCCTACCAAATACCGCTGGGCTGCCTGATAGCCAAAGACGGGCGCAACCTGATGATGGCGGGGCGGTGTTTCTCCGCGGACCAGTTGGCGCTCTCCTCCGCAAGGGTAAGCACAACCTGCTCCATGATGGGGCAGGCGGCGGGCATCACGGCCGCCTTTTCCGCAAAGGCCGGCCGCGACCCCAGGGAACTCGACCCGGCTGTTGTACGGAAGGCCGTCGAGGAGCGGGGCGCAGACCTGGCCGTGTGA